From Rhea pennata isolate bPtePen1 chromosome 20, bPtePen1.pri, whole genome shotgun sequence:
ATCAGCAGTGAGATGCTGGGTAGCAGGGTCACACAGCCACAACTCCTTGAGACCCTTCTCACAACTTCTTGTTCTCTCCTCTGGCCAGCTACAGACTGAATGGACCCCAGAGAGCCTTGCTCTGGAGCACAGACGCTCACTTCTCCTACCTGTTGCTCCCACAAGCAAGAATCTGGTTCTTCACTGTGAGGATCATGGAGGAATCGATGCCACAGATGACCCTCTGAGCCTCATGCTCTGGGGGGACTGCTACCTGCTGGGGGGAGTTATGGCACTCTAGAGTACCCAGCCCCAGCCGACCTGGCAGGAAGAACAGATCAGAGGATGACTGATGTTGACAGACAAACCAAATGTGCTGCCATGAGTGACAGCATCTACAGAGCTGCCTGCAAGAGCTCAGCCTGGGACCCACCACCATGAAGGGGAGCAAAGCCAAAAGCAAAGGGGCCATCCTATGTGGTGAAGCAGCTGTGACTTTTCCACAACCACCTAGACCGGCACATCTGGAGAGGACTGCAGGAAAGCAGGGTCagtgaggggagagggaagagggaatGGAAAGCACAAGCCCTGTTTTGTTAAGCTGACATCTCTTACCATTatcccccctgccccaggcaAACACTTCCCGTTCATTGGAAACTGCCAGGACGTGAGATGCACCACAGGCCACCTGCACCATCTCGTAGCCCAGCAGGGCCTCCACGATCTTGGGCTGGCAGGGGAAGAGCAGCAGCCGTCAGCCGAGACCTCCCAGCCTGCCCGGCTGCTCCCATCTCTCCCACCCAGCCCCCCAGCCTCAGCACAGTGCTGGCAGCATCCCAGTTTTCATCCAACACAAACACCAGGGAATTTTCTGTTCTAAATAGtcttcaaagcattttagaGACTACGTGCACACAACACAGAAGATAATGCAAACATCTCTGGGGCGGAAGAAAGCAGCCAGCGCAACAGTTTGGAGAGGGAATAGGTTCAGCCCCCCCTGCCCATATGGGGAGTGCCAGGGGCTGTTAACGCACGCTCTGAGCAGGCAGGGGCTTGGTGCAGGATGCGTTGGCTGAAAGGGCTCTTGTACAGAGGAGTTGAGAGCCATCAGCTACATATTCGTTAGGGTGTGGAGAGACCAAGATCTCCACGCTTCTCCCAGCCCCTGCTGCGACCTGCTGCTAGATCTGACACCTCACCACAGCAAGTCTCATTCTCATTATCTTCTTCTTGTGAAAAGCGCCATTTGCTAGGATCTGGCTGCTGTTACCAATTGGTCTCTCCCCAGCAATAAACACTGAGCAGCTCAGCTCAAGAAAACATCCCCGGACGGAGCAAGAACAAACGAGCCAGCTGACCACAGAGACAAACGGCACCAGTCCCTGGGCTCAGCTGGAAGCCGTTGGCTGCTTACACATCTGAAGGAAGAAGAGGCTGGAAGGGAGCGAAGGGCCCTCAGCCCTAATGCTCTGGGCCAATCGGAAACACATAGCTCTTCTTTAAATACTggctcttttgaaaaataacttttctcagTGAACCCTGGCAGCTGCAGGCCAAGAGTGAAGCAGGCAGGTGTGTGATTGGAGGCAGCCTCCAAGCTGGGTGCCTGCCAATAGCAACCACAAGGCAGCTCTTGACTTCCCCCACATTCAAAGGGATCATTGTATAGGgcagggggaagagaaagaggcagGTTGGGCCTTTTAAAACCCCCGCAGTgacagggagaggagggggaggggggttggATGCCAAAACATGTCCAGGATGCACATCCCTAGAGCTGGGATGAGCTGTCTCACAGGACACAAACACTGTGATCCATCCTCTGCCCTGGGGGAGCAACGTGCCCAGCACCCACACGACAAACCTGGCTTACGTCCGTGAAGTTTCCATGCCCCAAACAGCCATTGCTGCCGCTGCCAAAAGTCATGATTATCCCTCTGTctgcaaaggcagaaagaagtCGTGTTACCAGCATACGTGACACCCCACAAGGTGCACACAGCCCATGGGGTTGACTGGGGCTCAGAGGACAGTGGCTCTGCTTGGACCTACTCTGACTCATAAGTTGCTGGGGGTCCCAGAGGCCTTCAACTAGCTTCTAGAGAGCAGCAGCCTCTATGCACTGTGACAACTCACCAAAGACAAACAGCAGATGATAGGAGAGCACTGAGATAACATTATTGCAGCTGTGTACGCAGGAGCTGCTAACTCCACAGTCTGCCAAGGTGTTAAATACACAGAGCCACTCACTGAGCAgccaggtcagcccccagcagAGGGGTGGCAGGAAACACCATGGAGAGGTAGGACAAACACATGCCTATGAAGTTTGCCAGTTGCATATCTGTTATTTGCTGCCCTGATCCCCAGCAGAAGTGCAAACAAGGCTCCCAAAGGACCATTAGGAGAGCTTTGCTCTACAAACATGGCCTTGGGTTGGTGTGCACACTCCCCTCCTGGACAGAATGCCTCCTGACCTGCTCTAAGAGGGCTTCAGACTCTGCCTTTCCATGGCTGAAGACAACtggccagagctgcaggagctcatAGGCACCCTTCAAATTGACTTCTCATTGCAGTATGTCACCATCAGTAACTGTTCGTGCCTGGGGAGGGTGGTCCCCTTCTACCTGCACTAACAGAGTATGTGACACAGCAAGGCCAGCTATGCTGAGCTTCCTAGCCACTCTTCACACTGCAGTCCCCACTGTACAGACCAATTCGGGCATCAAGTGACACCAGTGCACCTAGGACAACAAATAGAGGAGATCCAAGGCCTTCCCCACACCAGATGGATGTCTGGGACCAAGCTGACCAGTGGAGCATCAAGGGAGGACCTATATTATTCCTGCCATGCTTGATCCCTACCTGCTGTTACACGACAGGCTACAGTTGCCTTTATTTCATCCCAGCCTAGTGCACCTCTCAGGTTCCTCTCTGAGCAGGCATTGCCCCACAGAGCAGTCATGCTGCATTTGTAAGCCAGCCACCAACCCAGACAATTTGGCACCCAGCTGGAGGAAGACATGAGGCAGCAGCTTACCTGTGAGGCAGGCTGTGAATAGGTCACCACAGGACACGTGTTTGATGGTCACGCCAGACTGACCCTCCAGAAAACGGGACACAAACTGAGGTTGAAGCTGCTCAGTGGCTCCTGGGAGAGAAGGGCCTCCTGCAGCACCCATCGGAGGAGCCTGGTAGAGAGAAGCCATCTGGGCTACTGCACCTTTGCGCAGCAAGATCAGGGAGGGAGAGCTAAGGTGAGCCCCTTTGCACCGGCTCAGCAGTATCGTCTGCACTCCGGACTGGACTGCAGTCCTGGGGCATGCAGCATCACAGCCTGTGCAGTGAACAGAAGTGTTCCCTTCTCAGAAATCACACGTGCAAGCCTTCCTCTCACACTGCCCTGCCCAAGTTCCCCATCGCTCACCTCCCACATGATGAGCCGCCCTGATTTGGTGACCCCAGCCTTTTGCGTCCTGCCAGCAGACACCTGCACCACTTCAGTGTTAAGCATGGGCAGGCGGAGAGGGGTGGTGATCCCGCTCCCCCAGGTGTAGATGGAAGACAGGGGAGGAGGAATTCCAGTCCTGGCGGATCCACCACGAACACCTGCCAGTCAAACAGAAATCATGACCCCATATTCCTCACACCTCTCccacaggaagagaaacaacACCCGCCATCCAGTCTGGGTACCAGCAGTGCTGTCTGTCAGCAAGCGGGGCCAGGCCAGCTCAGAGGCCCAGCCTAGGCTgcaaggggctgctgaggagtTCCCAGGTGAGGTTAAGAGAAACACATGGGAACAGGTCTTTGTATTTTGTCGCAGAATTCGGGGAAGAAGTATCATGACAGTCCAAACTGTTACTTGTGCCCTGCACTAGGGCTGACATTCCCCAGCACCCCTCTGGCCTGCTCCCAGTCTGTACAGATGGAGCAGAAAGAATTTGATTTAAGGTGTTGAAACTTAGAAGGGGCTTGCTCCCCAGAACTGAGGTGCCCGTGAGCTTCTCCAGAGCTCGAGGAAGGTGGCATCTCCGTAACTTCCTCCCTCCAGGAGCTCACATGCCTTCAAGACCTCCTGACACCCAAAGGAAAGGGCTCTTCCAAGCAGACATGTGCTGAATGCACTGCACCAAGACTCACCCCTCGGCCTCGCACTGCTCACACGTCCCCCCGTCCGGCTGTGGGTCACTGTTGGCACTGGAGCCAAGGGCTTTTCAGGCCTgccaaaacaaaatgcagcccTTGCAGTCAGCTCAGCCCCAGAGGTCGTGCAGAGCTCTGGATCACAGAGGGTCTGGGCAGAGCTACAGCACAAGCCACAGCTGAATATTGCACACAGCTGCCTTGGTAAGCACTTTAAGCCACCTGAGAGAGGGCAGTCAGTGCCAGTTCACTTTCCCCTGAGCTCACAACTCCCCATTCACTCTTACAGCAATGGCAAACCCACACCTGCCGCAGCTCTGAGCCACAGGGCCAGGCtcagcctgcagcagctgcatgTTGGGGGAACACAGGAGAGCTGGGTGGGGACAACTCCGTCTTCAGAGCTCATAACAGAGACAGTGAACTGGTCAGACATGGTGCGAGCTGAGGCAGCCCCTCCCAAAGGACACAAACATGGCAGTGCCACTTGCCTTCTCATTTTGACACTGCCCACGTCAGTGTAGAGGTTCAGAAGGGGACGAATACAGATGGCCTGGGCCATGATCTCATTCAGTTGAGGTCGCTTGGAAGGATCCAGATTCAGCATACTAAGAATAAGCTGGCGCAGGTCGGGGCTGTATCTATCCGATATTGGGGCAAATGTTCCACTCATGATCTTCAGTACTAGGGCAGGAAGattctgaagagaaaacaacACAGACATACAGTGAGTGGCCAGAGGTGAGGCCACAGAGCAAGATGTTCTCAGCGCTGCTCTTTGCCTTCACAGCTTCAGGCTCAGCGAGAAGCATGATCCAAGCACATGTTTTCACATCTGCAAGAGACCACAGTACCCTGCGTCTTAGGTAAACTACATCCCTCTTACCGCAGCTTCAAAAGCCTTCTTGAGGCTGGCAAGTTCATACAGCACACAGCCTAAAGCCCAAATATCACTCTTCTGGTTGTATGGCTTCCCTTCACAAAGCTCTGGGGAGATGTAGCATGGAGTTCCCACAACCTAGAACAGACAGAGAGATCCACCACAACTGCGTAAATGGAACACGGAAGTAGAAAGAGAAGGGCTCAGTCTAGAGCCCAGTGTAAAGCCTGGCTAGAGCACCACTAATCAGAGCTTAGGCGAGTGGGGTAAATGTTCTCTGGTATCAATGCCTGGCTGACAATCTCATCTCAGTAAAAATCAGGAGGATTTGTCTTTTTGGACACACCCCTCTCACCTACAGTGATTATGTTTGATTTTGCTACTATCTGCTTGAGAGAATCAGCGCCCACCATGATGAATATGGTATAAACTAATCTAGCCAGATTAGTCTTGATGGTGAATGATACTAAAGTCTCAGGCAAAGAGAAGAGATTAAGGCAAGGACAGGACAGCAGGACACTACAGGAATTGGGTCATCAAGTATGTGTCAGACCAGCTTGCAAACACCACCCCTTGCACTGGGAGGCTGGAAGGAACCCTGTCTGCCCTCTCCAGTGAGCTCAGACATCCCACTCCCTACTGAGCTTGGGCTGGCAGGTCTTTTTCACCTTCTTGCAGCCTCCAGAGCTGTAACAAACTTAGGCACGAAGACATCAGCCTTCATAAATGCCAAGGAACAAAATGGCACCACACCACACTGATGTGGCATACTGCATATACGCTACATCCAATCTTGCTGCATACAGCAGCTTCCCAGAGACTACAGGGAGCCAAGTCCAGAGTTTCAAGCACTGCTGTCATGGTTCCTCTCTCTCAAAGCGAGGGCACCTACCGTGTAGGCTTTGCTCTTGCTGCTCAAGATTTTGGAAATGCCAAAGTCTCCAATCTTGACAATCATGCGATGCTTGTCCAAGAGAATGTTCTGAGTCTTCAGGTCACGGTGCAGAATCTGTTTGGTGTGCACATGGTGAAGAGCCAGGAGGATCTGCACGAAGAAGTGCAGGATGGTATCCTCATCCAGCAAGGAGTTACAGCGTTTATGAATAAACTCCGCTAACGTGCCCcctgcaaaaacagcagagagctATTAGCAAGAgtggctgcacagggcaccatAAACTCAACCTAAAAGCAGGGGATTTAGTTATAACCTCTTAACAAGCCAAGCACATAAGAAGTAGCACGTCCTGGTGGGACATCCAGTATGTCCTCCAGTGCTCCCAAGACTGTGCAGAGAACAATAACAGCACAGTTGGTGggatgaagaaacagagaaagaaaagttgctATTGACATGTTGTCCAAGAcaggaggaaaatgaaacacTAAAATTACTGCTCCTGGAGCCCTGTCAGGACACAAACCTCGATGGCAGAACAAGATAAGCCTGTTCTGCAGAAGAACATTCTTGTAGTCCAAAAGGCCACGTGGCATTAAGAGGCCCCATTCAGGAGGGGAGGTCCAGACTCAGGTCTTATGCAAAACTTTTAGCAATCTCTTATGCAAATGTTGGATTAGCATTAAACTCCACAGCAAATGTTAGAAATCATATCTTCCCACACAGAGCTGATGTGAGACCAACGGTATGGCCAAGAGCTAACACAAGGAAACCTGTGTGAATCCTAAGCCAAGGGCAGCGACAGAGATGTTAGAAATCTTTGTTTCTGATATGATCAGCAGATGTAGGGTATACCATGGACATGTCTGTGCAGCAGAGCCATGTCTGGACTCCTTGGTGGCCTCAGCACCCTTTTGTACAGGAGCTTTAAAAGGAGCACAACATGGGGACAGCACCAGCAAGGATAAGCAGCAAGTTGGGATATCAGAAAAACCCTTGGGGCCACAGCAGCCCAACCCCCCAAAAGCCAATTGCTCCGCATCTCAAGGGGGCCCCGAGGAACCCCCCAGCGAGAGGGGTGGGCAGTGCCCACCTGGGGCATACTCCATGGCGATCATGAGCGCCTTGTCCTCCAGGAAGTTCTCGTAGTACTCGATGACATTGGGGTGGCTGAGCAGCTTGAGGACCTGGCACTCGTTCTGCGCCGCCAGCCGCTCATCCTTGCTCATCTGCTCCACGGGGATCTGCTTGAGGATGACGAGCTTCTGGTCGGCCTTGCGCAGGCACAGGTGCACGATCCTGCGGGGAGCGGGCgtcagcggggccggggcgctgcgcaCCCCGTCACCCCTCCTCACACGTTGCCATGGTAACAGGgcctccccccccaccaccaccatcacccaCCCCCTCGGGGCTGCCACAAGGCCGGTGTCACCCCCACATGCACGCTGCTGTGGTAACAGTGCCTGGAAAAAGCAGGGGAGCAGCGcgggctgccccccccccccgccgcggagGGGGGACCCTCACCCGAAagcccctctccccaccacccGGATCCGCTCGTATTTCTCCATCCCGccccgagccgggccggggctccTCCCGTCTCCATGGAGACACTTCCGGGGGCTGCTACGGCGGCCGCAGGATGACAAAGTACTTCGTTCCGCgaaccccccctccccccccccccacacacacacagctcccACACACAACCACCATCACCCCCGCGCCATGTTTGGGGGCCGAAGGGGGAACCCGAGGCGCCCGCAGGCCGCCACCCCCCTCCCACACGCCTGGGGATCCTCCCGCGGGATCCTCGTTCGTCCTCGCCGAagggctgccccggccgcgcgggcccggcgcggctcgcAGCACcctcggcgcggcggcccccggcccgcgccgccccccaACACCTCCCAACGCCCCCAACGGCCCCCAAGCCCTAACCCTGTGGGAGCGGGGccgctccttccccccccccc
This genomic window contains:
- the NEK8 gene encoding serine/threonine-protein kinase Nek8 isoform X4; amino-acid sequence: MSKDERLAAQNECQVLKLLSHPNVIEYYENFLEDKALMIAMEYAPGGTLAEFIHKRCNSLLDEDTILHFFVQILLALHHVHTKQILHRDLKTQNILLDKHRMIVKIGDFGISKILSSKSKAYTVVGTPCYISPELCEGKPYNQKSDIWALGCVLYELASLKKAFEAANLPALVLKIMSGTFAPISDRYSPDLRQLILSMLNLDPSKRPQLNEIMAQAICIRPLLNLYTDVGSVKMRRPEKPLAPVPTVTHSRTGGRVSSARPRGVRGGSARTGIPPPLSSIYTWGSGITTPLRLPMLNTEVVQVSAGRTQKAGVTKSGRLIMWEAPPMGAAGGPSLPGATEQLQPQFVSRFLEGQSGVTIKHVSCGDLFTACLTDRGIIMTFGSGSNGCLGHGNFTDVSQPKIVEALLGYEMVQVACGASHVLAVSNEREVFAWGRGDNGRLGLGTLECHNSPQQVAVPPEHEAQRVICGIDSSMILTVKNQILACGSNRCNKLGLDRISSTEEPSPENQVEEATVFTCAQSAPLNQEPIVCADIGTAHSAAVTASGQCYTFGSNQHGQLGTNSCRNSRMPHLVVGLQAMKVTVVACGDAFTVAIGADGEVCTWGKGARGRLGRKDEETGMPRPVQLEETHPYMVTSVACCHGNTLLAVKPAMEESPSQ
- the NEK8 gene encoding serine/threonine-protein kinase Nek8 isoform X2, whose translation is MEKYERIRVVGRGAFGIVHLCLRKADQKLVILKQIPVEQMSKDERLAAQNECQVLKLLSHPNVIEYYENFLEDKALMIAMEYAPGGTLAEFIHKRCNSLLDEDTILHFFVQILLALHHVHTKQILHRDLKTQNILLDKHRMIVKIGDFGISKILSSKSKAYTVVGTPCYISPELCEGKPYNQKSDIWALGCVLYELASLKKAFEAANLPALVLKIMSGTFAPISDRYSPDLRQLILSMLNLDPSKRPQLNEIMAQAICIRPLLNLYTDVGSVKMRRPEKPLAPVPTVTHSRTGGRVSSARPRGVRGGSARTGIPPPLSSIYTWGSGITTPLRLPMLNTEVVQVSAGRTQKAGVTKSGRLIMWEAPPMGAAGGPSLPGATEQLQPQFVSRFLEGQSGVTIKHVSCGDLFTACLTDRGIIMTFGSGSNGCLGHGNFTDVSQPKIVEALLGYEMVQVACGASHVLAVSNEREVFAWGRGDNGRLGLGTLECHNSPQQVAVPPEHEAQRVICGIDSSMILTVKNQILACGSNRCNKLGLDRISSTEEPSPENQVEEATVFTCAQSAPLNQEPIVCADIGTAHSAAVTDGEVCTWGKGARGRLGRKDEETGMPRPVQLEETHPYMVTSVACCHGNTLLAVKPAMEESPSQ
- the NEK8 gene encoding serine/threonine-protein kinase Nek8 isoform X3, whose protein sequence is MPQILLALHHVHTKQILHRDLKTQNILLDKHRMIVKIGDFGISKILSSKSKAYTVVGTPCYISPELCEGKPYNQKSDIWALGCVLYELASLKKAFEAANLPALVLKIMSGTFAPISDRYSPDLRQLILSMLNLDPSKRPQLNEIMAQAICIRPLLNLYTDVGSVKMRRPEKPLAPVPTVTHSRTGGRVSSARPRGVRGGSARTGIPPPLSSIYTWGSGITTPLRLPMLNTEVVQVSAGRTQKAGVTKSGRLIMWEAPPMGAAGGPSLPGATEQLQPQFVSRFLEGQSGVTIKHVSCGDLFTACLTDRGIIMTFGSGSNGCLGHGNFTDVSQPKIVEALLGYEMVQVACGASHVLAVSNEREVFAWGRGDNGRLGLGTLECHNSPQQVAVPPEHEAQRVICGIDSSMILTVKNQILACGSNRCNKLGLDRISSTEEPSPENQVEEATVFTCAQSAPLNQEPIVCADIGTAHSAAVTASGQCYTFGSNQHGQLGTNSCRNSRMPHLVVGLQAMKVTVVACGDAFTVAIGADGEVCTWGKGARGRLGRKDEETGMPRPVQLEETHPYMVTSVACCHGNTLLAVKPAMEESPSQ
- the NEK8 gene encoding serine/threonine-protein kinase Nek8 isoform X1; translation: MEKYERIRVVGRGAFGIVHLCLRKADQKLVILKQIPVEQMSKDERLAAQNECQVLKLLSHPNVIEYYENFLEDKALMIAMEYAPGGTLAEFIHKRCNSLLDEDTILHFFVQILLALHHVHTKQILHRDLKTQNILLDKHRMIVKIGDFGISKILSSKSKAYTVVGTPCYISPELCEGKPYNQKSDIWALGCVLYELASLKKAFEAANLPALVLKIMSGTFAPISDRYSPDLRQLILSMLNLDPSKRPQLNEIMAQAICIRPLLNLYTDVGSVKMRRPEKPLAPVPTVTHSRTGGRVSSARPRGVRGGSARTGIPPPLSSIYTWGSGITTPLRLPMLNTEVVQVSAGRTQKAGVTKSGRLIMWEAPPMGAAGGPSLPGATEQLQPQFVSRFLEGQSGVTIKHVSCGDLFTACLTDRGIIMTFGSGSNGCLGHGNFTDVSQPKIVEALLGYEMVQVACGASHVLAVSNEREVFAWGRGDNGRLGLGTLECHNSPQQVAVPPEHEAQRVICGIDSSMILTVKNQILACGSNRCNKLGLDRISSTEEPSPENQVEEATVFTCAQSAPLNQEPIVCADIGTAHSAAVTASGQCYTFGSNQHGQLGTNSCRNSRMPHLVVGLQAMKVTVVACGDAFTVAIGADGEVCTWGKGARGRLGRKDEETGMPRPVQLEETHPYMVTSVACCHGNTLLAVKPAMEESPSQ